From the Leptospira biflexa serovar Patoc strain 'Patoc 1 (Paris)' genome, one window contains:
- a CDS encoding prepilin-type cleavage/methylation domain-containing protein, whose protein sequence is MNKLTPMQKHNLVNPKRSAFTLFEVTIAMAMAAMVMTYTYSMIAEGISYQKKAVLLSNAVHLAKIKMAQVDSSTTMQTDTSRGSIDAFPGYTFETEIKEEEMDLLKLAGGPNAEELRKKAPKDMLGDKDVGLSDLMKKRGQKKSFETGGVLKVFRVKVSIFYMDGNKKETYTVETFRSTKY, encoded by the coding sequence ATGAACAAATTGACCCCAATGCAAAAACACAACCTCGTTAATCCCAAAAGGTCAGCCTTCACATTATTTGAAGTCACAATTGCGATGGCTATGGCCGCGATGGTCATGACCTATACCTATTCGATGATCGCTGAGGGAATCTCTTACCAAAAAAAAGCTGTTTTACTTTCCAATGCGGTTCACTTGGCAAAAATCAAAATGGCCCAAGTGGACTCCTCTACTACGATGCAAACGGATACATCACGCGGATCCATTGATGCGTTTCCTGGATATACATTTGAAACAGAAATCAAAGAAGAGGAAATGGATCTACTCAAACTGGCTGGTGGTCCCAATGCAGAAGAACTACGTAAAAAAGCACCGAAAGATATGTTAGGTGACAAGGATGTGGGACTCAGTGACTTAATGAAAAAAAGGGGACAGAAAAAAAGTTTTGAAACTGGGGGAGTTCTAAAGGTATTCCGGGTGAAAGTGTCCATTTTTTATATGGATGGGAATAAAAAAGAAACCTATACTGTTGAAACTTTCCGGAGTACGAAATACTAA
- a CDS encoding L,D-transpeptidase family protein, which yields MDISLKFSSIFRSNFHFYLNFFLFFLISGSFPSFLVASPKEVFPPSVQVPDVYQSEQILLIIGKPGETQGKLHFFSVEGGEWKTILSSIPVWFGKSGLIQKEKKREGDGFTPKGDFPIKRVLGKGNQSIRNLEYIKIRKNDHWSDVTTSKHYNQFIRQKEKGATPLWNSAIYELLIVIEHNTNPSIPGFGSMIFLHPWAETKPTSGCVGIKLTDLESIIQRLDGKKNPYFLLIESEDQI from the coding sequence TTGGATATTTCCCTAAAATTTTCTAGCATTTTTCGTTCCAATTTCCATTTTTACCTCAATTTTTTCCTTTTTTTCCTGATTTCAGGGAGTTTTCCTTCGTTTTTAGTCGCCTCTCCCAAGGAAGTTTTCCCTCCATCTGTCCAAGTTCCCGATGTTTACCAATCCGAACAAATCCTTCTCATCATAGGGAAACCTGGTGAAACCCAAGGGAAACTTCATTTTTTTTCTGTGGAAGGGGGAGAGTGGAAAACCATCCTTTCTTCGATTCCTGTTTGGTTCGGTAAAAGTGGCCTCATCCAAAAGGAAAAAAAACGTGAAGGGGATGGGTTCACGCCAAAAGGTGATTTTCCCATAAAAAGAGTTTTGGGAAAAGGAAACCAGTCCATTCGTAATTTAGAATATATTAAAATACGAAAAAATGACCATTGGAGTGATGTCACCACTTCAAAACATTACAATCAATTCATCCGCCAGAAGGAAAAAGGAGCGACACCCTTATGGAATTCTGCAATTTACGAACTTTTGATTGTCATTGAACATAATACAAATCCAAGCATTCCCGGTTTTGGGAGTATGATTTTTCTTCACCCTTGGGCGGAAACCAAACCTACGTCAGGTTGTGTTGGCATCAAACTTACCGATTTAGAATCCATTATACAAAGATTAGATGGCAAAAAAAATCCATACTTCCTTTTGATCGAATCAGAAGATCAAATTTGA
- a CDS encoding type II secretion system protein GspJ — translation MKVWSRTSHFLKSLKVRKGFTLVEISIVVMIMAVIFTGIFSVFYTANKISKKGASNKGANRKDILYAMENIRGTLSRTYFIDNQKRILFVGKQEGVTGSRNDRIVFATSNPNSEEEGQASVREVSFYLRKMPNPKMDGLSYLIRREDEMIDTFPTQGGVEHVLLENVKSFQMKFSERGDKWVDDWNSRTTKKIPRLIRFEIISLVGSAFVKYESLAHPVILYK, via the coding sequence ATGAAAGTTTGGTCTCGCACATCTCACTTTCTTAAAAGCTTGAAAGTTCGAAAAGGGTTTACCTTAGTTGAAATTTCGATTGTTGTGATGATTATGGCGGTTATCTTTACTGGCATTTTTTCTGTTTTTTATACTGCCAATAAAATCTCTAAAAAAGGTGCTTCGAACAAAGGTGCCAACAGGAAAGATATTTTATATGCAATGGAAAATATCCGCGGGACACTATCTCGTACTTATTTTATCGATAACCAAAAACGAATTTTATTTGTAGGAAAACAAGAGGGAGTGACTGGGTCAAGGAATGACAGGATTGTATTTGCGACGTCCAATCCCAATTCCGAAGAAGAGGGACAAGCCTCTGTAAGAGAAGTATCTTTTTATTTACGAAAAATGCCTAACCCTAAAATGGATGGTTTATCCTATCTGATCCGCCGAGAAGATGAAATGATTGATACATTTCCCACCCAAGGTGGCGTTGAACACGTATTACTCGAAAATGTAAAAAGTTTTCAAATGAAATTTTCTGAAAGGGGAGATAAATGGGTCGATGATTGGAACTCTCGGACCACAAAAAAAATCCCACGTCTGATTCGGTTTGAAATTATATCTTTAGTAGGGAGTGCCTTTGTTAAATATGAATCGCTTGCGCATCCGGTCATTCTTTACAAATAA
- a CDS encoding general secretion pathway protein GspK — MNRLRIRSFFTNKQFKKGFMVYLLVMAIGTASLFTASKFFEDAATEYRVARAQADGFRAHMLAKAGFMGAVGALKKIPEEVLYQSGLAMDPPPIPLGGGVIYYTMSPEDGKININSLVKIYDDQPNQRTIEMVTRLFYQFGLKREMIFPILDWIDENHQETGGGAEQYYYNRLTPPRKIKNAPFYSLSELLNVKGFDRATVYESLKPKDYDKNNSKDFMTEEERALRSDKDYVLSNNITAYLPAGDSYDDRININTAPYFVLISLSDFMTKQAAMKILKLKLQKGGYIKELKDLETEPEFQVKTTGDLTLYKELAGEGTDVSGGRIKTKGEVYKITGVGIIKDKVVRKVTGLFDLTNNQMLYYTED, encoded by the coding sequence ATGAATCGCTTGCGCATCCGGTCATTCTTTACAAATAAACAATTCAAAAAAGGATTTATGGTCTATCTCCTCGTGATGGCGATAGGAACTGCATCCCTTTTTACTGCGTCCAAATTTTTTGAGGATGCGGCAACTGAATACCGCGTAGCAAGGGCACAAGCAGATGGTTTTCGGGCCCATATGTTGGCTAAGGCTGGATTTATGGGTGCCGTTGGTGCTCTAAAAAAAATCCCAGAAGAGGTATTGTACCAATCAGGCCTCGCGATGGATCCACCTCCCATCCCCCTCGGAGGTGGTGTGATCTATTATACCATGAGTCCTGAAGATGGTAAAATCAATATCAATTCGCTTGTGAAAATTTATGATGACCAACCGAACCAAAGGACAATTGAAATGGTCACGAGATTATTTTATCAATTTGGGCTCAAACGTGAGATGATCTTTCCGATTTTGGATTGGATCGATGAAAACCATCAGGAAACGGGTGGTGGTGCGGAGCAGTATTATTACAATCGTTTGACTCCTCCCAGAAAAATCAAAAATGCACCTTTTTACTCCCTTTCAGAACTTTTGAACGTAAAGGGATTTGATCGGGCGACGGTGTATGAGAGTTTAAAACCCAAAGATTACGACAAAAATAATTCAAAAGACTTTATGACAGAAGAGGAAAGGGCGCTACGTTCCGATAAAGATTATGTGCTCTCCAATAATATCACCGCCTATTTGCCCGCGGGGGATTCCTATGATGACCGAATCAATATCAATACAGCACCTTATTTTGTCCTCATTTCCCTTTCCGATTTTATGACCAAACAAGCCGCCATGAAAATTTTGAAACTCAAGTTGCAGAAAGGAGGCTATATTAAAGAATTGAAAGATCTGGAGACAGAACCGGAGTTCCAAGTGAAAACCACAGGAGACCTAACCTTATATAAGGAATTGGCTGGAGAAGGAACTGATGTTTCTGGTGGTCGGATCAAAACAAAAGGTGAAGTTTACAAAATAACGGGAGTAGGGATCATTAAGGATAAAGTGGTTCGTAAGGTAACAGGTTTATTTGATCTTACCAACAACCAGATGTTATACTACACAGAAGATTAA
- the pilM gene encoding cell division protein FtsA: MLSFDQYLAIDYGSTFLKGVLFKKVLGKVVILRTESLPIVELEENEGDPFEYNIIRFIQSFFPEENRFLINLGIHNLFVRDITVPLVSEKAIQEVLPFEVENLVPYPMEELEVIGKTWRTGKENSDVITFNVHHSELFRALKPFAKGDLTLSCLSLDSFVLSALITKNYPLLVGDKTILQLDLGGRYSILNILYDGKLRHTRQIYIGGEEVTSEIANILRIDMDEARLVKESLPVGFLYDTIEKSEETKFLNQFHINLTQFKSLKKFILAKLDQIIHEVENSIFSLPEQERPSLILLSGGASLYPGLTAFLEEKLGIKTGRYEFLGINDPSFVTAVATGVHFESRSRVNFLETGFAKKIHTNRFKLSAFKPHIILVSISLVLLFGVFLIGIILDKRKIAAGKQILMEKYKNGIGGELGEDEDPVFAANNKLKAERKKTEIYRLFLSQESVLDVLNEATEQFPSPEVLPFILDQFNFEEKEIQIYGRVNEFGEIGTIQSALEKSEKFTNIQIQNKRLITGVNKYKVSFKIKMDVVTPKDEP; the protein is encoded by the coding sequence ATGTTATCATTTGACCAGTATCTTGCAATCGATTACGGCTCCACATTTTTGAAGGGAGTATTATTTAAGAAAGTTTTAGGCAAAGTAGTGATCCTTCGGACAGAAAGTTTACCAATCGTGGAACTTGAAGAAAATGAAGGAGATCCTTTTGAATACAATATCATTCGATTCATCCAAAGTTTTTTCCCCGAAGAAAATCGATTTCTCATTAATTTAGGAATTCATAATTTATTTGTACGCGATATTACAGTTCCTCTTGTTTCTGAAAAAGCCATCCAGGAAGTTTTACCTTTTGAAGTCGAAAATTTAGTTCCATATCCCATGGAAGAATTGGAAGTCATCGGGAAAACCTGGAGAACTGGAAAAGAAAATTCAGATGTCATCACCTTTAATGTTCACCATTCCGAATTATTTCGTGCTTTAAAACCATTTGCGAAAGGGGATCTAACTTTAAGTTGTTTGTCATTGGACTCATTTGTGCTTTCGGCGTTAATCACAAAAAATTACCCATTGTTAGTTGGTGATAAAACTATCTTACAACTCGATTTAGGTGGTAGGTATAGCATATTAAATATTTTGTACGATGGGAAACTAAGACACACTCGCCAAATTTATATTGGTGGAGAAGAGGTTACTTCCGAAATTGCAAACATACTTAGGATAGATATGGACGAAGCAAGGCTTGTGAAAGAATCTTTGCCAGTTGGTTTTTTATATGATACAATTGAGAAATCGGAAGAAACAAAATTTTTAAATCAATTTCATATCAATCTGACACAATTTAAGTCACTTAAGAAATTTATTTTAGCCAAATTAGACCAAATTATACATGAAGTTGAAAATAGTATTTTTTCATTACCGGAACAAGAACGACCAAGTTTGATTCTACTTTCTGGTGGTGCAAGTCTCTACCCTGGCCTTACAGCCTTTTTAGAAGAAAAATTAGGGATCAAAACAGGTCGGTATGAATTTTTAGGAATCAATGATCCGAGTTTTGTGACGGCAGTCGCGACTGGTGTTCATTTTGAATCACGAAGCCGAGTCAATTTTTTAGAAACTGGATTTGCTAAAAAAATACACACAAACCGGTTTAAACTTTCAGCGTTCAAACCACATATCATCTTAGTCAGCATTTCCTTAGTTTTGTTATTTGGTGTTTTTCTCATCGGGATTATTTTAGATAAACGTAAAATTGCCGCAGGCAAACAGATATTAATGGAAAAGTATAAAAATGGAATTGGTGGGGAGTTAGGTGAAGATGAAGATCCTGTTTTTGCAGCTAACAATAAATTGAAAGCTGAACGTAAAAAAACAGAAATTTATCGCTTATTTTTATCCCAAGAGAGTGTTTTGGATGTTTTGAATGAAGCAACTGAACAATTTCCATCTCCTGAAGTATTACCTTTCATTTTGGATCAATTTAATTTTGAAGAGAAGGAAATTCAAATTTATGGAAGGGTCAATGAATTTGGAGAAATTGGAACCATCCAATCCGCCCTAGAAAAATCCGAAAAATTTACAAATATCCAAATTCAAAACAAACGACTCATTACAGGAGTAAATAAGTATAAGGTTAGTTTTAAAATCAAAATGGATGTTGTGACACCTAAGGATGAACCATAA
- a CDS encoding prepilin-type N-terminal cleavage/methylation domain-containing protein encodes MITQPLSVKKRFPFRKRKFRDGLTLIEIVVVISILGLLMVIVGGSLRNLIIPSTEDISVKLQESFKFGYNKAQLTNQAVLFVYDFEKREYQFFLLKREEGGLEEEPILKKVTLPFYSKITSVRDLGGKPRNEGKIRIIFTPQGTTTDMFLYVGSDTEIKRTIQIYRYGGKIKIHKFEFFPEPETNSIQKISYGLDERDEQIDPNAKTQPR; translated from the coding sequence ATGATTACCCAGCCGCTTTCCGTTAAAAAACGATTTCCGTTTAGGAAAAGAAAATTTCGCGACGGTCTCACTCTCATTGAGATCGTCGTTGTGATTTCTATCTTAGGACTTCTCATGGTGATTGTGGGAGGTTCGCTTCGAAACCTCATCATCCCTTCCACCGAAGATATCTCTGTCAAATTACAAGAATCCTTTAAGTTTGGTTATAACAAAGCCCAACTCACAAACCAAGCTGTTCTCTTTGTTTATGATTTTGAAAAAAGGGAATACCAGTTTTTTTTACTGAAACGAGAAGAAGGGGGACTCGAGGAAGAACCGATTTTAAAAAAGGTTACCCTTCCGTTTTATTCCAAAATTACAAGCGTACGGGACTTAGGTGGGAAACCAAGGAATGAAGGTAAAATTCGAATTATCTTCACTCCTCAAGGCACAACAACGGATATGTTTTTGTATGTTGGTTCCGATACGGAAATCAAACGGACCATTCAAATTTATCGTTATGGTGGGAAAATTAAAATCCACAAATTCGAATTTTTTCCAGAGCCAGAAACAAATTCAATCCAAAAGATTTCTTACGGATTGGATGAACGAGATGAACAAATTGACCCCAATGCAAAAACACAACCTCGTTAA
- a CDS encoding vitamin B12-dependent ribonucleotide reductase, translated as MKIERHFTKGNKGLYPNLTWVRKDSKITNTDGSVVFEANGVEVPDFWSQVATDILAQKYFRRKGVPKYLKKVSEKGIPEWLQRSVPDDEKLAALNPEDRYVGELDSKQVFHRLAGCWTYWGYKYGYFTEEDSARVFYEEVIFMLASQMAAPNSPQWFNTGLHWAYGIDGKSQGHYYVDPKSGKLVRSASSYEHPQPHACFIQSVDDDLVNEGGIMDLWVREARLFKYGSGTGTNFSNLRAANESLSGGGKSSGLMSFLKIGDRAAGAIKSGGTTRRAAKMVCLDMDHPDIEEFIDWKVQEEKKVASLVTGSILNNRLLNDIMSACASAKQSLGEEKAYDPAANVELKKAIQKARKAFVPDNYIKRVIDLSKQGYKDLLFEELTTDWQSEAYNTVSGQNSNNSVRITNEFMEAVEKDLPFHLINRTEKENARKDGREPKAAKTLRARDLWERIANAAWNSADPGTQYHSTINEWHTCPEDGAINASNPCSEYMFLDNTACNLASANLVKFLKEDGTFDVEGYRYLNKIWTIILEISVLMAQFPSKEIAELSYKFRTLGLGYANLGSLLMIMGIPYDSQEAMAVTGAISSIMHMTAYATSAEMAKELGPFAGYEKNKNHMLRVIRNHRRAAYNAPKEEYEGLTITPVGINPSFLPSYLLEAAKEDSDRALELGEQYGYRNAQVTVIAPTGTIGLVMDCDTTGIEPDFALVKYKKLAGGGYFKIINQSVPAALKKLGYSQAEQDAIVNYCKGHATFNGAPGVNTARLKEKGFTEDVLEKLEKQLPFVFDIQFAFNKFTLGEDFLAKTLGIDPSLYNSMGFNLLETLGFSADEITQANDYVCGTMTIENAPFIKEKDLPVFDCANKCGKYGKRFLSYQSHIRIMAAAQPFISGAISKTINLPEEATIEDVKNAYLMSWKVMIKANALYRDGSKLSQPLNSVFQLLSAVGEDEEELQTSSAPKTVTEVAEKLVYKYISERRKLPHRRAGYTQKAMVGGHKVYLRTGEYEDGQLGEIFIDMHKEGAAFRSLMNAFAIAVSLGLQHGVPLEEFVEAFTFFKFEPNGMVSGNPHIKMSTSVIDYIFRELAITYLGRYDLAQVSPDDLRTDEVGRKAEPAKDNVGKLESSGPRTPLPVNAISMKSVLEDKQEVVVAVAGQSTQPTQAQSAAATLKIIAEARTKGYTGDSCTECGSFQMVRNGACLKCISCGSTTGCS; from the coding sequence ATGAAGATTGAGAGGCATTTTACCAAAGGGAACAAGGGTTTATACCCAAATTTAACATGGGTTCGTAAGGACTCAAAGATTACCAATACCGATGGATCCGTTGTGTTTGAAGCAAACGGCGTCGAAGTTCCTGATTTTTGGTCGCAAGTGGCAACCGATATCCTCGCGCAAAAGTACTTCCGCAGAAAAGGTGTACCCAAGTATCTCAAAAAAGTATCCGAAAAAGGAATCCCTGAATGGTTACAACGTTCAGTTCCCGATGATGAAAAACTTGCCGCCCTCAATCCAGAAGACCGTTATGTAGGAGAATTGGATTCCAAACAAGTATTCCACCGATTGGCGGGATGTTGGACCTATTGGGGATACAAATACGGTTACTTTACGGAAGAAGACAGTGCCCGTGTTTTTTACGAAGAAGTCATCTTTATGCTCGCAAGTCAAATGGCAGCACCCAACTCCCCACAATGGTTCAACACAGGACTCCACTGGGCTTATGGTATTGATGGAAAATCACAAGGCCATTATTATGTAGATCCAAAATCGGGAAAATTAGTCAGATCCGCCTCTTCTTACGAACACCCACAACCTCATGCATGTTTCATCCAATCTGTCGATGATGACCTAGTGAATGAAGGTGGGATCATGGACCTTTGGGTCAGAGAAGCTCGCCTTTTCAAATACGGTTCTGGTACAGGAACCAATTTCTCCAATTTACGAGCTGCCAATGAATCTCTCTCTGGTGGTGGAAAAAGTTCAGGGCTCATGTCTTTCTTAAAAATTGGAGACCGTGCTGCAGGGGCCATCAAATCGGGTGGAACCACTCGACGTGCCGCAAAGATGGTTTGTCTCGATATGGACCACCCCGACATCGAAGAGTTTATCGATTGGAAAGTACAAGAAGAGAAAAAAGTAGCTTCCCTTGTGACTGGATCGATCTTAAACAACAGACTCTTAAACGATATTATGAGTGCTTGTGCTTCCGCCAAACAATCACTCGGTGAGGAAAAAGCATACGATCCAGCTGCCAATGTGGAACTCAAAAAAGCCATCCAAAAAGCAAGGAAGGCCTTTGTTCCAGACAACTACATCAAACGAGTGATCGACTTATCCAAACAAGGATACAAAGACCTACTCTTTGAAGAACTCACAACTGATTGGCAATCAGAAGCATACAATACTGTTTCTGGTCAAAATTCCAATAACTCAGTGCGAATCACAAATGAATTTATGGAAGCGGTGGAAAAAGACCTTCCCTTCCACCTCATCAATCGTACAGAAAAAGAAAATGCTCGCAAAGATGGTCGTGAACCCAAGGCAGCAAAAACGTTAAGGGCTCGTGACCTCTGGGAAAGGATTGCAAACGCTGCTTGGAACTCAGCTGACCCAGGAACACAATACCATAGTACCATCAACGAATGGCATACATGCCCTGAAGATGGCGCGATCAATGCATCCAATCCATGTTCGGAATACATGTTCCTAGACAACACGGCATGTAACTTGGCATCTGCAAACTTAGTAAAATTCTTAAAAGAAGATGGAACCTTTGATGTAGAGGGATACCGTTACTTAAACAAAATCTGGACCATCATCTTAGAAATCTCAGTTCTTATGGCGCAGTTCCCTTCCAAAGAAATTGCGGAACTTTCTTACAAGTTTAGAACGTTAGGACTCGGTTACGCAAACCTTGGTTCCCTTCTGATGATCATGGGAATTCCTTATGATTCACAAGAAGCGATGGCTGTCACTGGTGCGATTTCCTCCATCATGCATATGACAGCATATGCCACTTCAGCAGAAATGGCAAAAGAACTGGGACCATTTGCAGGATACGAAAAAAATAAAAACCATATGTTACGTGTGATTCGTAACCATAGACGTGCTGCTTATAATGCACCAAAAGAAGAATACGAAGGCCTCACCATCACTCCCGTGGGAATCAACCCTTCCTTCTTACCTTCATACCTACTCGAAGCAGCAAAAGAAGATTCTGACAGAGCATTGGAACTTGGAGAACAATATGGTTACCGCAATGCACAAGTCACTGTGATTGCTCCAACAGGAACCATTGGTCTTGTGATGGATTGTGATACAACCGGGATCGAACCTGACTTTGCTCTCGTGAAATACAAAAAATTGGCTGGTGGTGGTTACTTTAAAATCATCAACCAATCAGTTCCAGCAGCGCTGAAAAAACTTGGTTATAGCCAAGCAGAACAAGATGCGATAGTCAATTACTGCAAAGGCCATGCAACCTTTAATGGTGCTCCTGGGGTCAACACAGCTCGTTTGAAAGAAAAAGGATTCACAGAAGATGTTTTAGAAAAACTGGAAAAACAACTTCCATTTGTTTTCGACATCCAATTTGCTTTCAACAAATTCACATTAGGCGAAGATTTCCTTGCAAAAACATTGGGAATTGACCCTTCCCTTTACAACTCAATGGGATTCAATTTATTAGAGACCTTGGGATTTTCTGCAGATGAAATAACACAAGCAAATGATTATGTTTGTGGGACAATGACCATCGAAAATGCTCCTTTTATCAAAGAGAAGGATTTGCCAGTTTTTGATTGTGCCAACAAATGTGGGAAATACGGAAAACGATTTTTATCTTATCAATCACACATCCGAATTATGGCGGCGGCTCAACCATTCATTTCGGGTGCCATTTCCAAAACAATCAACCTTCCAGAAGAGGCAACCATTGAAGATGTGAAAAACGCATATCTCATGTCCTGGAAGGTAATGATCAAAGCAAACGCTCTCTACCGAGACGGATCAAAACTTTCCCAACCACTCAACTCCGTATTCCAGTTGTTAAGTGCTGTTGGTGAGGATGAAGAAGAATTACAAACGTCTTCTGCTCCGAAAACGGTAACAGAAGTTGCTGAAAAACTAGTGTATAAATACATTTCGGAAAGAAGGAAACTCCCTCACCGACGTGCAGGATACACTCAAAAAGCGATGGTGGGTGGTCACAAAGTATACCTCCGAACTGGCGAATACGAAGATGGCCAACTAGGTGAAATCTTTATCGATATGCATAAAGAAGGAGCTGCTTTTAGGTCCCTTATGAATGCTTTTGCGATCGCAGTTTCACTTGGATTACAACACGGCGTTCCTTTGGAAGAGTTTGTGGAAGCATTTACCTTCTTCAAATTTGAACCAAACGGAATGGTGTCTGGCAACCCTCACATCAAAATGTCCACGTCTGTGATTGACTACATCTTTAGAGAACTTGCGATCACTTATCTTGGTCGATACGACTTGGCACAAGTATCACCTGATGATTTGAGAACTGATGAAGTGGGAAGGAAAGCAGAACCGGCGAAAGATAACGTGGGAAAGTTGGAAAGTAGCGGACCTCGTACTCCGCTACCTGTCAATGCAATCTCTATGAAATCAGTCCTTGAAGATAAACAAGAAGTAGTAGTGGCGGTTGCGGGACAATCAACACAACCAACGCAAGCGCAATCAGCGGCGGCAACTCTGAAAATCATCGCAGAAGCAAGGACCAAGGGATATACAGGAGATTCCTGTACGGAATGCGGATCTTTCCAAATGGTGAGAAATGGAGCATGCCTCAAGTGTATCTCTTGTGGCTCCACAACAGGTTGTTCCTAA
- the gspN gene encoding type II secretion system protein GspN, with product MAKENDLEEDFDLEEDLIVQESLLEEDNELFEEDSDEEHTKVNRKEILILITISIVSFFVFTIFIFPLNEIVRSLLIKTGKETGIFMDAKEIHFPMIGRKSFDSFVVSFPTGTSLKAEEVSLGISLLGLLQSRLEGDVNVGYFSYEGSDISIGIQTLDLPIRLSPLDEKITKWNGEGEISLSGGKIKESMDIPFLGTLKGTDIKKANLLFKIRSGKLLIERGSLDSNIAKFQFQGVVRLSDTLSFSQLDLKLCFSFTDKFALERQDLVGMVALLPQEGGKTCIPLRGTIASPKVDLPNLNQLGGGLPKSEEGSIEPAPTP from the coding sequence ATGGCAAAAGAAAACGATTTAGAGGAAGATTTTGATTTAGAAGAAGATTTGATTGTTCAAGAATCTCTTCTTGAAGAAGATAACGAATTATTTGAAGAAGATTCTGATGAGGAACATACTAAGGTTAATCGAAAAGAAATTTTAATTTTAATCACCATTTCTATCGTCTCTTTTTTTGTTTTCACTATTTTTATTTTTCCACTCAATGAAATAGTTCGTTCTCTTCTCATTAAAACGGGCAAAGAAACTGGAATTTTTATGGACGCAAAGGAAATTCATTTCCCTATGATTGGACGTAAGTCCTTTGATAGTTTTGTCGTCAGTTTTCCTACTGGAACTTCTTTAAAAGCAGAAGAAGTAAGTCTTGGAATTTCACTCTTGGGATTGTTACAATCCCGTTTGGAAGGAGATGTAAATGTTGGATATTTTAGTTATGAAGGAAGTGACATTTCGATTGGAATTCAAACCCTTGATTTACCAATTCGTTTGTCTCCGTTAGACGAAAAGATTACGAAATGGAATGGAGAAGGAGAAATCTCTCTATCTGGCGGGAAAATCAAAGAATCCATGGACATACCTTTTTTGGGGACATTAAAAGGAACTGATATCAAAAAGGCAAATTTACTATTTAAAATTCGTTCTGGAAAACTACTCATCGAAAGAGGAAGTTTGGATTCGAATATTGCAAAATTCCAATTCCAGGGAGTGGTTCGGTTATCGGATACTCTTTCTTTTTCACAATTGGATTTGAAATTGTGTTTTTCTTTCACAGATAAGTTTGCATTGGAACGTCAAGATTTAGTAGGAATGGTTGCATTATTACCCCAAGAAGGTGGAAAAACTTGTATTCCTCTACGTGGTACAATTGCTTCTCCCAAGGTGGATCTACCCAACCTAAACCAGTTAGGTGGTGGGCTTCCCAAATCAGAAGAAGGTTCGATTGAACCTGCACCAACCCCATAA